A region of the Spirochaetota bacterium genome:
ACCCCATGTGCGGCTCTGGCACCTTTTCGCTCGAGGCTGCCTTGATGAGCGCGGGGCGCCCCGCGGGGGAGACGCGGACCTTCGCCTTCGAGTCCTGGCCCGCGTTCCGCCCCGCGGCGTTCGGCTACCTGAAAAAGAATTTCCGCTCCCCGGGGCCCGCGCACGGGTCGCTTCGCATCGTGTGCGGCGACACGGACGAGCGCGCGCTTCTGGCGACCACTGCTAACGCACAGACCGCGGGAGTGTCGTCTTCGGTGAGCCCCGTGAAAATGGATTTCTTCGACTATGTGTCCGATATCGCCCCCGACGCAACGACGCTCCTGGTCTTGAACCCGCCGTACGGCGGTCGCATGGGAAGCCGCGCCGGAACGGTCCTCTTCTATAAAATGATCGGCGAAAAGGTGAAGGCGGACTACGCGGCGGCGCGCTTCGCGATCGTCGCGCCGGGACAGGAATGCGAGAGGGCGCTCGATCTCCCGTATTCGCGGAAAATTCTCTTCATGAACGGCGGAATAAAGGTTGCGCTCCTCGTGAAAGACGCGCCCTTCGACTCCGCTCAGGGTGCGGGGGGCGCTCGCTCGTTGGACGGAGCCGAAACGAGCGAAGCCAATACGTCCGCTCGTTGAGCGAAGTCGAAACGAGCGGAGTCGAAACGAGCAATCTACCACAGGGGGTACGCCCAATGGCCCTACAGCACGAAATTCCATCCAGAAACGACACCGCACAGGAACACCGGTGGAACCTCGCCCCGCTCTTCGCCGACGACGCGGCATGGGAGATTCTTTTCGGGAAGGTCGAGGCGGGCATTCCCCGTTATGCGGAATTTAAAGACCGGCTCGCCTTGTCGGCGGAGGCGTTTTTCGGCGTGATCGCGCTCGACCTCGCGCTCTCGCGCGACATGGAAAAGCTCTACACCTACGCGCACCTGAAAAGCGACGAGGACAAGACGAACCAGGCGTACCTGGGGCTGTACGGGCGGGCCATGAACCTGTACACGCGCCTTTCCGAGGCCGCGAGCTTCATCGTTCCCGAGATGCACGATATTCCCGCGGACACGATGAGCGCCTTTCTGGCGGACGGGCGCGCGAAGGGTTACGAATTCTACCTCCACAAGATTCTGCGCACGAAGCCGCACACCCTCTCGCGCGAGGTCGAGGAGGTCCTCGCCATGGGCGGGGAGATCGCCGCGGCCCCGCAGCAGTTTTTCGGCCAGCTCGACAATGCCGACCTGAAATTCGGCACCGTCGTCGATCCCGCGGGCGCCGCCGTCGAGCTTAGCCACGGGAACTTCATCTCCTTTCTCATGAACCCGGACGCGGCGGTCAGGAAAAACGCCTTCTTCACCTATTACGAGGCCTACGACGCGCACCGGCACAGCATCGCCACAGCGCTTGCCCACTCGGTGAAAAAGGACGTCTTCTACGCACGCGTGCGAAAATACGCCTCATGCAGGGCCGGCTCCCTCTTCCAGGACGCGGTCGAGGAATCCGTGTACGACAACCTTGTCGCATCCGTGCGCGCGAACCTCGCGCCCCTGGCCGAGTACCTTGGCTTCCGGAAGCGCGCCCTGGGCCTCGCCGAGCTCCACTTCTACGACACCTACGTCCCCATCGTCCCGGACCTCCCCTTCTCGATGAGCTTCGAAGAGGCGGTGGAGACCTGCGTCGATGCGCTCGCCCCGCTCGGTGAGGAATACACGGGCGTGCTGCGCGCGGGGCTCCTGGGCGGATGGGTGGACCGGTACGAAAACCGCGGGAAGCGGAGCGGGGCATATTCCTCCGGCTGCTACGACTCGCCGCCCTATATTCTCATGAACTACCGTGACGACACCATCAACAGCCTCTATACGCTGATACACGAGGCCGGCCATTCAATGCATTCGTACTTCTCGCGCAAGGCGCAGCCCTACCACTATGGCGACTACACCATCTTCGTCGCCGAGGTCGCCTCGACCTTCAACGAGGTGCTCCTTTCCAACCACCTCATGAAAAAGTACGCCGATAACCCGCGCATGCGCGCCTACATCCTTAACCGCGAGATCGACGACATCCGGGGGACGCTCATCCGCCAGACCATGTTCGCCGAATTCGAAAAAACCGCGCACGCCCTCGCCGAGACGCACGATCCCCTCACGCTCGAGACGATCCGCAAAATATACCGCGATCTCCTGGACGCCTATTTCTGCGGGGCGATGACGGTGGACCAGGTTTTGGAGCTCGAGTGCCTCAGGATACCGCATTTCTATTCGCCGTTCTACGTGTACAAGTACGCGACGGGTATCTCGGCGGCGATCGCGCTCGCGGGGGCGGTCGCGAAAGGCGATTCGGCGGCCAGGGAGCGGTACCTGCGTTTCCTCACGTTAGGCGGAAGCATGTTTCCCATAGACGAGCTTCGTGAAGCAGGGGTGGACATGGCGAGCCCCGTACCGGTGAAGGCCGCGCTCGCGCACTTCGGTTCGCTCGTGCGAGAGTTTGTATCGGTACACGGGACGTTATAGAAACCAACCGCGAATTAGCGCAAATGAACGCTAATTAATTTGAAAAGACCAAAGTACGCCTTC
Encoded here:
- the pepF gene encoding oligoendopeptidase F, with amino-acid sequence MALQHEIPSRNDTAQEHRWNLAPLFADDAAWEILFGKVEAGIPRYAEFKDRLALSAEAFFGVIALDLALSRDMEKLYTYAHLKSDEDKTNQAYLGLYGRAMNLYTRLSEAASFIVPEMHDIPADTMSAFLADGRAKGYEFYLHKILRTKPHTLSREVEEVLAMGGEIAAAPQQFFGQLDNADLKFGTVVDPAGAAVELSHGNFISFLMNPDAAVRKNAFFTYYEAYDAHRHSIATALAHSVKKDVFYARVRKYASCRAGSLFQDAVEESVYDNLVASVRANLAPLAEYLGFRKRALGLAELHFYDTYVPIVPDLPFSMSFEEAVETCVDALAPLGEEYTGVLRAGLLGGWVDRYENRGKRSGAYSSGCYDSPPYILMNYRDDTINSLYTLIHEAGHSMHSYFSRKAQPYHYGDYTIFVAEVASTFNEVLLSNHLMKKYADNPRMRAYILNREIDDIRGTLIRQTMFAEFEKTAHALAETHDPLTLETIRKIYRDLLDAYFCGAMTVDQVLELECLRIPHFYSPFYVYKYATGISAAIALAGAVAKGDSAARERYLRFLTLGGSMFPIDELREAGVDMASPVPVKAALAHFGSLVREFVSVHGTL